A window from Dehalobacter sp. DCA encodes these proteins:
- a CDS encoding alpha/beta hydrolase produces the protein MREKQNSWNIYPSDQLFTAKWEPDTLPAKAIILIIHGISEHSGRYALFARELTEAGYIVYAYDQRGHGKTAEKQGLEGFAGQDGWNHMVHDVYDSVALIKKENPGLPLFIFGHSMGSFILQHYMHLYGDEQGVQGVILSGPGGDTTFMLYFGRFLCRMMALVKGKLYKSKFIHELTFKNFNARCAETRTEFDWLTTNPLVVDEYIQDIHCGGTCTLNFYHDFFAGILQVQKKSNIRKIPKDIPILILSGQMDPVGHYGEIITALRLRYQQAGIRDVTVKQYENCRHELHNETDRSQVLQDIIQWLSSKIGKNNIAHR, from the coding sequence ATGAGAGAAAAGCAGAATTCCTGGAATATCTATCCTTCGGATCAACTATTTACAGCCAAATGGGAGCCGGATACACTCCCTGCCAAAGCAATCATCTTGATTATCCACGGGATATCGGAGCATTCCGGCAGATATGCACTGTTTGCAAGGGAGCTGACGGAGGCAGGGTACATTGTTTATGCCTACGACCAAAGAGGCCATGGCAAAACAGCTGAAAAACAAGGCCTGGAAGGTTTTGCAGGTCAAGACGGCTGGAACCATATGGTACATGATGTCTACGATTCTGTTGCCCTGATCAAAAAAGAAAATCCCGGACTGCCGTTGTTCATTTTTGGTCATAGTATGGGAAGCTTTATTCTTCAGCATTATATGCATCTCTATGGAGATGAGCAGGGAGTACAGGGGGTTATTTTATCCGGACCGGGCGGAGACACGACGTTTATGCTGTATTTTGGCCGCTTTTTATGTCGGATGATGGCTCTGGTCAAAGGAAAGCTTTACAAAAGCAAATTCATTCATGAGCTGACTTTTAAAAACTTCAATGCCCGATGCGCAGAAACCAGGACGGAATTTGACTGGCTTACCACCAATCCGCTTGTTGTCGATGAATATATTCAGGATATTCACTGCGGGGGAACCTGTACTTTGAATTTTTATCATGATTTTTTTGCCGGAATTTTGCAAGTGCAAAAGAAGTCTAACATCAGGAAGATCCCGAAAGACATCCCGATTCTGATCCTCTCCGGTCAAATGGATCCTGTCGGACACTACGGAGAAATTATCACAGCTCTGCGTCTGCGTTACCAACAAGCTGGAATACGTGATGTTACCGTAAAACAATATGAAAACTGCAGACATGAACTGCACAATGAAACGGATCGTTCTCAAGTTCTTCAGGATATAATTCAGTGGCTAAGTTCCAAGATTGGCAAGAATAACATAGCGCATAGATAG
- the mutY gene encoding A/G-specific adenine glycosylase, producing MSSAESCNIQQKGEVILSRSTEKVVKSKDVFAKSTEITDSLLAWYDQNKRDLPWRRTNDPYAVWLSEIMLQQTRVDTVIDYYLRFLERFPDICSLADADEEDVLTLWKGLGYYRRARNLHQAAVVVRDRYSGNFPRTYPEIRALPGIGDYTAGAIASIAYNLPYPAVDGNVLRVITRLLGLEADISQQKTQKQIAEMIREMIPKDRAGEFTQALMELGAMCCTPNTPGCRDCPWCTVCTAHRTHRETVLPVKKKAKKAARFDYWTALVYNDGDILMEYRSNTQLLGNMWGLPLVNKESGPSAEELYRREWELDLRFIKHLGSVRHVFTHQVWQMDVILFSLKPDSEVKSGLAWISREKLKNLPIPKAFQKVLQLMI from the coding sequence ATGAGCTCTGCTGAAAGCTGCAATATCCAACAGAAAGGGGAAGTAATTCTGTCTAGATCAACAGAGAAAGTTGTTAAATCAAAGGATGTCTTCGCTAAATCGACAGAAATTACGGATTCACTATTAGCCTGGTATGACCAAAATAAAAGGGATCTTCCCTGGAGAAGAACGAACGACCCCTATGCGGTCTGGCTGTCGGAAATCATGCTTCAGCAAACACGGGTCGATACGGTTATAGATTATTACCTGAGGTTCCTGGAACGGTTCCCGGATATTTGCAGTCTGGCTGACGCAGATGAAGAAGACGTTTTAACCTTATGGAAAGGTCTCGGCTACTACCGTCGGGCCAGGAACCTTCATCAAGCTGCCGTCGTGGTCCGCGACAGGTACAGTGGGAATTTTCCGCGCACTTATCCGGAAATCCGCGCTTTGCCAGGAATCGGTGACTATACGGCTGGGGCTATTGCAAGCATCGCCTACAATCTGCCTTATCCGGCTGTCGATGGGAATGTTCTGCGGGTCATAACCCGTCTGCTTGGACTTGAAGCTGACATCAGTCAGCAAAAAACTCAAAAGCAAATTGCTGAAATGATTAGAGAAATGATTCCCAAAGATAGGGCGGGCGAATTTACCCAGGCACTGATGGAACTTGGCGCAATGTGCTGTACACCCAATACTCCCGGTTGCCGGGACTGTCCCTGGTGTACCGTCTGTACTGCCCATCGTACGCACAGGGAGACTGTCCTGCCGGTTAAGAAGAAAGCAAAAAAAGCGGCCCGCTTCGATTACTGGACGGCGCTTGTCTATAACGACGGGGATATTCTAATGGAGTACCGCAGCAATACACAGCTGCTCGGCAACATGTGGGGACTGCCGCTCGTAAACAAGGAATCCGGTCCTTCTGCGGAAGAACTGTACCGTAGGGAATGGGAGTTAGATCTCCGATTTATTAAACACTTGGGCAGCGTTCGGCATGTTTTCACACATCAGGTCTGGCAAATGGATGTCATTTTGTTTTCGCTTAAGCCGGACTCAGAAGTAAAATCAGGGCTTGCCTGGATTTCCAGGGAGAAACTGAAGAACCTGCCGATTCCAAAAGCATTTCAAAAAGTACTTCAGCTTATGATATAA
- a CDS encoding C40 family peptidase, whose protein sequence is MTKKIVVTLLLSAILILGLAQVTSAALGDTLLKTGSTGTDVVELQTKLNYLGYSVGTVDGIFGLKTQAGVIAFQKAKNLSADGIVGPITASAINTAYTNKAQGVKASTIVATAQKYIGVPYKWGGTSPSTGFDCSGFVQYVFAQNGITLPRISRDQYLVGKAVSFVNLQPGDIVFFSMARNGVVDHDGIYIGNNQFINASSSKGVAVYSFGTYWKSVYIGAKRVI, encoded by the coding sequence ATGACGAAAAAAATCGTTGTGACGCTGCTTCTTTCTGCTATCCTGATTCTCGGCTTAGCTCAAGTAACGTCTGCTGCCCTCGGCGATACACTTCTGAAGACAGGCTCGACGGGGACGGATGTCGTCGAACTACAAACCAAACTCAACTATCTGGGTTACAGTGTCGGCACAGTGGATGGAATTTTCGGACTCAAAACACAAGCCGGTGTCATCGCTTTTCAGAAAGCCAAGAATTTATCGGCTGACGGAATTGTTGGGCCGATCACGGCTTCAGCCATAAACACCGCCTATACGAATAAAGCGCAGGGCGTCAAAGCCAGCACGATTGTTGCGACGGCCCAGAAATATATTGGTGTCCCCTACAAATGGGGAGGCACTTCCCCATCGACTGGGTTTGATTGTTCCGGATTTGTTCAATATGTTTTTGCGCAAAACGGCATTACCCTGCCGCGTATTTCCAGGGATCAGTACCTGGTTGGCAAAGCGGTTAGTTTCGTTAATTTACAACCCGGAGATATCGTTTTCTTTTCAATGGCCCGAAACGGTGTCGTTGATCATGACGGGATTTACATCGGCAATAACCAGTTTATCAATGCTTCAAGCTCCAAGGGTGTTGCTGTATATAGTTTCGGAACCTATTGGAAATCTGTCTATATCGGGGCAAAACGGGTGATCTGA
- a CDS encoding bifunctional metallophosphatase/5'-nucleotidase has translation MMKRIQFALVAFLIGTMFVLPMNSPIASAETQKSMTILFTHDMHDHLLPVKDEQNGVINQSGGFARLQSAIAAEKENDPDALLLDAGDYSMGTPFQTIFRTDSPELSVMGQMGYDVVTLGNHEYDYRASGLADSLQAAVAARKNGEILPRIVQANIAFPAKEDGSLTPSLAALQQAYQDYGITEYTIVEKNGVKIGIFGLIGNDAASNAPKAEVEFTDQVANAERIVSILKDQEKVDLIVCLSHSGTWEKASESEDRILAKKVPDIDVIISGHTHTKLEEPIIEGKTLICSAGDSCKYLGVLQISQKSDSSEWGLVAYRLPAIDERLPEDPRIAGIVSQFKQQVQDKFFAPFQLNYDQVLAESPYNFRKVNDILNTHQEDPLANLISDAYVYAVKKAEGSGYVPVDVAVVPAGTIRGTFFKGTITTADAFSVSSLGIGPDNIPGYPLVSVYLTGQELKTLCEVDASISPMMAEAQLFMSGIDFTYNPNRMIFNKVTDAVLQKPDGSIEKIDDTKLYRVVAGLYSAQMLSIVGDKSYGLLSIVPKTEDGMPVTDFEAQIVKDTAGNNAEVKEWQALALYLQSFAKVGGVPTISDDYGMVLGRKVVDNSHHPISLLANPNKITLTVYSVVLVVIALIIFAIYRIVTRRRRLARINQRSV, from the coding sequence ATGATGAAAAGAATCCAATTTGCTTTGGTTGCTTTCCTGATTGGCACAATGTTTGTTTTGCCTATGAATTCTCCTATTGCCTCGGCCGAAACTCAGAAGAGTATGACGATTTTGTTTACACATGACATGCATGATCATCTCCTGCCGGTCAAGGATGAACAAAACGGTGTGATAAACCAGTCAGGCGGATTTGCCAGACTCCAGAGCGCCATTGCTGCAGAGAAAGAGAATGACCCGGATGCATTGCTCCTCGATGCCGGAGATTATTCCATGGGAACGCCATTTCAGACGATTTTTCGGACAGACTCCCCGGAGCTAAGCGTTATGGGGCAGATGGGGTATGATGTTGTAACCCTGGGCAATCACGAATATGACTACAGGGCTTCCGGACTGGCCGACAGCCTTCAGGCAGCTGTTGCTGCGCGGAAAAACGGGGAGATTTTGCCCCGGATCGTTCAGGCTAATATTGCCTTTCCGGCCAAGGAGGACGGCAGCTTAACGCCTTCGCTGGCAGCTCTGCAACAGGCTTATCAGGATTATGGGATCACCGAATACACCATCGTTGAAAAGAATGGGGTAAAGATCGGTATTTTTGGCCTGATTGGAAACGATGCGGCATCCAACGCACCGAAAGCCGAAGTGGAATTCACGGATCAAGTCGCGAACGCCGAACGGATCGTTTCGATCCTGAAAGACCAGGAAAAAGTTGATTTAATTGTCTGCTTATCTCATTCCGGGACCTGGGAAAAGGCATCCGAATCTGAAGACCGGATCCTGGCAAAAAAAGTTCCGGATATTGACGTGATTATCAGTGGACATACCCACACTAAACTTGAAGAACCGATCATTGAAGGCAAGACGCTCATTTGTTCCGCCGGAGACAGCTGCAAGTACCTCGGTGTTCTGCAAATTTCTCAAAAATCCGATTCTTCAGAATGGGGACTTGTCGCTTACCGTCTGCCGGCAATCGATGAAAGACTGCCTGAGGATCCGCGGATTGCCGGTATTGTAAGTCAGTTCAAACAACAGGTTCAGGACAAATTCTTTGCTCCGTTTCAGTTAAATTATGATCAAGTATTGGCAGAATCCCCCTATAACTTCCGGAAGGTCAACGACATATTGAATACGCATCAGGAAGATCCATTGGCCAACCTGATTTCTGATGCCTACGTTTATGCTGTGAAAAAGGCGGAAGGTTCCGGCTATGTTCCGGTGGATGTCGCAGTTGTACCTGCCGGGACGATCAGAGGTACCTTTTTTAAAGGGACGATCACAACAGCCGACGCCTTTAGCGTAAGCTCCCTCGGGATCGGTCCGGATAATATTCCGGGGTATCCGCTGGTTTCTGTCTATTTAACCGGCCAAGAATTAAAGACTTTGTGCGAAGTAGATGCCTCGATCTCGCCGATGATGGCTGAAGCCCAATTGTTCATGTCAGGCATTGATTTCACGTATAATCCGAACCGGATGATATTCAATAAGGTCACTGACGCCGTGTTGCAGAAGCCGGACGGCTCTATTGAAAAGATTGACGATACCAAATTATACAGGGTGGTTGCCGGTTTGTATTCTGCTCAGATGCTTTCGATCGTCGGCGATAAATCTTACGGTCTATTATCGATTGTGCCAAAAACAGAAGATGGTATGCCGGTTACAGATTTTGAAGCCCAGATCGTCAAAGACACAGCCGGAAATAATGCCGAAGTCAAAGAATGGCAGGCCCTCGCCTTATATCTTCAGTCCTTTGCTAAAGTCGGCGGAGTTCCAACGATCTCTGATGATTACGGCATGGTACTTGGAAGAAAAGTGGTAGATAACAGCCATCATCCAATATCCCTGCTCGCCAATCCGAACAAAATAACCCTGACGGTCTATTCTGTTGTTCTTGTTGTTATAGCGCTGATTATTTTTGCGATTTACAGGATTGTCACCCGCCGCAGACGCTTGGCCCGAATCAATCAGAGATCTGTCTAA
- a CDS encoding metallophosphoesterase family protein, which yields MASTIRFVHCAGFQFDSRSWEGPACWTAMRNQDLWHTFEAVLTLCQKEKVDFLYVTGDLFDQENARKETVERVYRSFSGLKDTRVFITPGDQDPLVISSAYRFAEWPGNVHIFAGGVSHIEIPAKGTVIYGSGWTNYRQELIDLGMIQPALHNAPIQMMLLHAEIASPQNTDRFIPLEPEAITASGLTYLALGHQQKFSGLHQIGDTFWADCGSPEARSFQDSGPHGVLFGETDGKLTQVDFVELGRRNYIEKFWPQAAEPKEIASGLLADTTKEERQRDLFRIVLSGPYPDPESTVQTLHQLLSEDFSYFEVCHTSQSGPALCADGNVIRRQTNGFPDLSEVFRRDIQKRLSSENRPEEQRRWELVQKIGLAAISQGREDYED from the coding sequence ATGGCGAGTACCATCCGTTTTGTGCATTGTGCCGGATTTCAATTTGACAGCCGTTCTTGGGAAGGACCGGCTTGCTGGACAGCAATGCGTAATCAGGACTTATGGCATACCTTCGAAGCCGTCTTGACGCTTTGTCAAAAAGAAAAAGTGGATTTTCTGTATGTGACAGGGGATTTATTCGACCAAGAGAATGCGCGTAAAGAAACGGTCGAACGTGTCTACAGATCGTTCTCCGGCTTGAAGGACACCCGTGTCTTTATCACTCCTGGGGATCAGGATCCTTTGGTCATCTCTTCGGCCTACCGTTTTGCTGAATGGCCCGGTAATGTTCATATCTTTGCGGGGGGCGTCAGCCATATTGAAATTCCGGCCAAAGGGACTGTCATCTATGGCTCGGGATGGACGAATTACCGTCAGGAGCTGATTGATCTGGGGATGATTCAGCCTGCCTTACACAACGCACCTATTCAGATGATGCTGCTCCATGCAGAGATAGCGTCCCCACAAAATACGGATAGGTTTATTCCTCTGGAGCCAGAGGCGATTACAGCAAGTGGTTTAACCTATCTGGCGTTAGGGCATCAGCAGAAATTCAGTGGGCTGCATCAGATCGGTGATACTTTCTGGGCAGATTGCGGATCCCCTGAAGCCAGGAGTTTTCAGGACAGCGGGCCGCATGGCGTGCTTTTTGGAGAAACAGACGGGAAATTGACACAGGTTGATTTTGTGGAACTTGGCAGACGGAACTACATTGAAAAGTTCTGGCCGCAGGCGGCTGAACCCAAAGAGATTGCTAGCGGGCTTTTGGCGGATACAACGAAAGAAGAACGGCAAAGAGATTTGTTCCGGATTGTTCTGTCTGGGCCATATCCGGATCCGGAAAGTACAGTCCAGACTTTGCATCAGCTTCTCTCCGAAGACTTCAGCTACTTTGAGGTTTGCCATACATCCCAGTCTGGTCCGGCTCTTTGCGCCGATGGCAATGTTATAAGACGCCAAACCAACGGCTTCCCGGATTTAAGCGAAGTATTCAGGAGAGATATCCAAAAACGCCTTTCTTCAGAAAACCGGCCTGAAGAACAGCGGCGTTGGGAATTGGTTCAGAAAATTGGATTGGCTGCAATCAGTCAGGGACGGGAAGATTATGAGGATTGA